A stretch of DNA from Microthrixaceae bacterium:
GTGAGGTGGTGATGTGGTCGGTCGCTGTCATCGGGTCTGTCCTGGTCGGTTCGGTGTTGACGAGCTGGTATCTGGCGCGGGACCCACCACATCGCGGTCTTCGTGATGACCCCACAGGGCGACCACGTCGACCACTTCAGTGTCGGGTGGGACCTCGGAACGGGCCGCAGCCACCGCGGTCGACACATCGGGTAAGACGGGAACACGTCGGCACAACCTTCGTAGCGCTCGGCGCTGATCGAGCCGGTCATCGACCAACCGGAACCGATGCCATGTCGACACGGCTTCCAGCCGGAGCACGATCCAAGCCAGCTCGTCGGGCCCGACCTTCACCCGGCTCAAGTCCACGACCACCGGTCCTTCGCCGGGGGTCGACCCGATGATGTGGTCGGCGGCGTCATGGGCCGATGCTGTGGTCGGCACGGAACCAGCCACCGACACCACGGTCACCTGGAACTCGGTCTTCACCACGACCTCGACTGCAGCCGTCTCAGCCCCCACATCCCAATGTTGCACTCGTGCCTCCCTTCCGCAACAGGGACCAAGGTCATGCCCGAACAGTTACCTCGGTCCGTTGCCGACGATGCCGATCGGGGGCATCCTGGGGTCATGAGCGCCTCACACGACATCGATGATCTCGACGACCTGGACTTCGACGACGACATGGGCGACGGTGCCTTGGGTGGGGGTGTCTCCCAGGCCGGGGCGCTCACCATCGCCACGCTCATCGACGGTCCCGTCACCCGCACTACCCCCGATGCCACCCTCTATGAGGTGGCCGCCCTGCTCGCCGCTGGCGACATCGGTGCCTTGGTGGTCGACGACGGCGGCGACGGCGAAGACGAGGCCACCGCGGTGGTGACCGAGCGGGACCTGATCCGCGCCTTGGCCAACCTGGCCGATCCGGCCGAGGTTCGGGTCCACAGCATCGCCAGCACCAACCTGGTGTGGTGCGACGTCACCGCCACGGTGGCCGAGGTGGCCGAGCTCATGTCCGAGCGCTACCTGCGCCACGTTCTGGTGGAAGACGACGGAGACCTGGTGGGCATCGTGTCGGCCCGTGACCTGCTCGGCGTCTACGCCGCCTCGGAGGACTTGGAGGACTAGCTGGCGCGCTGGCGGTTACCGGGTCAGCCATGATGGCGACATGACCGACCCGGGTCCCGACGATGGCGTCGACCACCAAGAAGTGCCTCCCGGTCCCCGCTTCGACTCGTGGGATCTGGCCGCCGCCATCATCCTCAGCCTGGCCACGGTCGCCTCGGCGTGGAGCAGCTACCAGGCAGCCCGGTGGAGCAGTGCCTACTCCAAGGAGAGCCGGGCCTCCACCCGGTCGCTGTTCGAAGCCACCAAGCAGCACGACGTGGCCGGGCGCCAGCAGAGCATCGACGTCTCGACGTTCACCCTGTGGTTCGAGGCCACCGTCAAGGGCGACGACGCTCTGGCCGCTGAGGTGTCGGACCGGTTCCGGCCCGAGCTCCTCACGGCGTTCGAAGATTGGTGGCCACCCGGCCAGGATCGGTCCGACCTCCCGGCCGGCACCCCCATGGACATGGATTCCTACCGCCTCGCCGCTGCCGACGAGGTCGACCGGCTGGTGTCGGCAGCCGAGGACCACGCCACCACCGCCGATGAGGCCAGCCAGACCGGAGATCGGTTCGTTCTGACCGCGGTGCTCTACGCCTCGGTCCTGTTTTTCGCCGGAATCGCCAGCAAGCTCTCAGACCCACGGTCCGAGCACTTGGCCGTGGGTCTCAGCGCCACCATGTTCGTGGTGGCCTCGGTGGTGGTGCTGACCCTGCCCCACCGATTCGGCTTCTGACCACCGCTCCCAAAACGGCAACTGGCGTGGACCCACGTCACTGGGACGGGATCCACGCCAGCGGCAAAGCCGGATCGGTTGACTACTCGATGCGGAGGCCGGAGATGGCCCGGGCGATGACGAGCTGCTGGATCTGCTCGGTGCCCTCGAAGATGTCGAAGATCTTGGCGTCTCGGTGCCAACGCTCCACCGGGTACTCACGGGTGTAGCCGTAGCCACCCAGGATCTGGATGGCGCGCTCGGTGGTCCACACCGCGACGCGGCCGGCCTTGAGCTTGGACTGGCTGCCCTCGGCGTTGACGTACTTTCCGTTGCGGCTCAGCCAGGCGGCGCGGTGCACCAGGAGTCGGGCGGCGTCGATCTCGGTGATCATGTCGGCGAGCATGAAGGCGATGGCCTGGTTCTTGATGATCGGCTTGCCAAAAGCGGTGCGCTCCTGGGCGTACTGCAACGAGTACTCGTAGGCGGCACGGGCCACACCGATGGCCATGGCGCCCACGGCGGGGCGGGTGGCCTCGAAGGTGGCCATGGCCGGCTGCTTGCCCGAGGACTCGGTCTTGGGCTTGGTCAGGGCCTCGCGGGCCTTGGCCAGCTTCTCGTCGAGCTTGTCCTTGCCGCCCAACAGGCACGAGCCAGGCACGCGGACGTCTTCCAGCACCACCTCGGTGGTGTGGGACGCCTTGATGCCGTGCTTCTTGTACTTCTGGCCCTGGGACAGACCGGGGGTACCGGGGGGCACGATGAAGCTGGCCTGGCCCCGGCCCTTCAGCTCGGGGTCGACGGCAGCGACCACCACGTGGACGTGGGCGATGCCACCGTTGGTGATCCACGCCTTGGTGCCGTTGAGCACCCACTCGTCCTTGGCCTCGTCGTAGACGGCCCGGGTGCGCAGCGAGCTCACGTCGGAGCCGGCGTCGGGCTCGGACACGCAGAAGGCGCCCAGCTTCACGTCGTCGGCGGTGCCGTAGCACTGGGGCACCCACTCCATCATCTGCTCGGGGGTGCCGTTGCCGGCGATGCCCGCGGCAGCCAGGCCGGTGCCCATGATCGACAGGCCGATGCCGGCGTCGCCCCAGAACAGCTCTTCGATGGCGAGGGGCATGGTGAGGCCGGTGGAGTCGCCGAGCATGGCCTGAGCCATGAAGTCGAATCCGTAGAGCCCGACCTTGGCGGCCTCTTGGACCACGGGCCAAGGGAACTCTTCGCGCTCGTCCCACTCCTCGGCGACGGGGCGGATGACGTCCTTCGCGAACTGGTGGACCCAGTCCTTGAGCTGTTCCTGTTCCTCGTTCAGGGCGAGGGAGAACTCTGCCATGACATGACCTTCTTCTACGGAGGTTGGATCCGGGGTCCCCGTTCCCCTTCGTGGCGCGGCCCGGATTCGATGGAGGCTTAGTTACCGACCGGTAACATCTGACATGTTACGCGGCCTCGTCAAGTCTGCCAAAGCCGACGAGAGTCGGCTCAGCGACGGCGCAGGATGGGGCCGTCGGGCGTGTCCACGATCTCGAAACCAGCGGCTTCGATCACGTCGCGCAGCCGGTCGGCCTCGGCAAAGTCCCTCCCGGCCCGTGCCGCCTCCCGCTGGGTCATCAACCCGACGAGGTCGGCGGGAGCATCGTCCAACGCCACCGTGCCCTCCTGCTCGGGATCGACCGACTCGGCCAGCCCGAATCCCAGAGCTCGATCGAAGTCGGCGTAGAGGCTCCACCGGTCCCCGGCGGTGAGCGCCGGTTCACGAGCCACCGACGAGACCACGGCCAGGGCGCGGGGCGCGTTGAGGTCATCAGCCAGCGCCTCCCAGAACGCCCGCCGCAATCCATCGGTGCGCGAAGGATCGACCTCGGCCTCGGGCCCGCCCGCGGTCGAAGCGTCGCGGGCCACCACGGCGTGGTGCACCAGTCGTCGCAACGCCGTGTCCGCGGCCCGCACCAGGTCGAAGGTGAAGGCCTGCTGTTGGCGATAGTGGGCCTGGAGGAAGAAGTAGCGGAACGCCAGCGGCGAGATCCCCTGCTCCACCAAGGTGTCGACCAACAAGACGTGGCCTTTGCTCTTGGAGATCTTCTCGCCGCCGATGTCGAGGAACTCGTTGTGCATCCACACCGTGACCCACGGGTGGATGCCGAGCGCACTCTCGGTCTGGGCCACCTCGTTGGTGTGGTGGACCCGAACGTGGTCGATCCCACCGGTGTGGATGTCGAAGCGCTCGCCCAGGTGTTTGATCGACATGGCCGAGCACTCGATGTGCCAGCCCGGGAACCCGACCCCCCACGGCGAGTCCCACTCCTGGAGACGGCGGGTGCCAGCCGGGCTGAGCTTCCACAGCGCGAAGTCGGCGGGGTGACGCTTGGCGGCGACGTTCTCCACCCGCCCGGTGGCCTCCAGGTCGTCGAGGTTGAGGTGGGCGAACTCGGCGTAGCGCGGGAAGGTGGACACGTCGAAGTAGACGCCGTCGTCGATCACGTAGGTGTGGCCCCGCTCCTCGAGGGTGCGGATCAGGGCGATCTGTTCGGCGATGTGCTCGGTGGCCCGGGGCACCACATCGGGCTCGAGGCAACCGAGCCGCCGCCGGTCGGTGGCCCACTGCTCGCTCCACCGGGAGATGATGTCTTCGACCGAGCCGCCTTCCCGGTTGGCCGCCGCTTCGACCTTGTCGTCGCCGGCGTCGGCGTCGTCGGTGAGGTGGCCGACGTCGGTGATGTTGGTGACGAAGCGCACCTGGTAGCCGGCCGCGGCCAGCACCCGCCGCAACAGGTCGGGCAGGAGTTGGCTGCGCATGTTCCCCAGGTGTTGGGGGCCGTACACGGTGGGTCCGCACGTGTAGATGCCGACGTGACCGGCCACCAGCGGTTCGAAGCGAACCACCTGACGGCGGCGGGTGTCGTACAGCCGGATCTCGGTGGGGTCGATCTGGGTCGGGGCCTGCTCCGCGCTCACCCCGCCAGTCTGACCCATGGCGACCGCTACCGGTTCGAAGGCCCTCGGGGACGGCCGGTACCTTTGTCGCCCATGGGTCAGCCTCAAGTTCCCGAGAAACCGACGCTCGACGGACTGGAGGCCCGGTGGGGCGCGGCCTGGGAGGAACAGGGCACCTACCGCTTCGACCGCACCGCCGAGCGGGCCGAGGTGTTCTCGATCGACACCCCGCCGCCCACCGTCTCGGGCTCGCTGCACGTCGGCCACATCTTCAGCTACACCCACACCGACACCATCGCCCGCTACCAGCGCATGGCTGGCAAGAAGGTCTTCTACCCGATGGGCTGGGACGACAACGGCCTGCCCACCGAGCGCCGGGTCGAGAACTACTACGGGGTGCGCTGTGACCCGTCGGTCCCCTTCGTCGAGGGCTACCGGCCACCGGACAAGCCGGCCAAGAAGCGCCAGGACTTCGAGCGCATCAGCCGCCGCAACTTCATCGAACTGTGCGAGGAGCTCACCGCCACCGACGAGCAGGTGTTCGAGGACCTCTTCCGCCTGGTCGGTCTGTCGATCGACTGGACGTTCACCTACACCACCGTCTCCGACCGGTCCCAGCGCATCAGCCAGCGGGCGTTCCTGCGCAACCTGGCCCGCGGTGAGGCCTACTCCCAGGAGGCCCCGAGCCTGTGGGACACCACCTTCCAGACAGCGGTGGCCCAGGCCGAACTGGAAGACCGGGAACGGCCCGGCGCCTACCACGACCTCGCCTTCCACCGCTCCGACGGCGGCGACGACGTGGTCATCTCCACCACCCGCCCCGAGTTGGTGGTGAGCTGCGTGGCCCTCGTCGCCCACCCCGACGACGAGCGCTACCAACCCCTGTTCGGCTCCACCGTCACCACCCCGATCTTCGGGGTTGAGGTGCCGGTCAAGGCCCACCACCTGGCCGAGCCCGACAAGGGCACCGGCATCGCCATGATCTGCACCTTCGGCGACCTCACCGACGTGATCTGGTGGCGCGAGCTCGACCTGGACACCCGGGCCGTCCTGGGCAAGGACGGCCGCTTCCCCACCGAAGCCCCAGCGTGGCTCACCACCGACACCGCCCGCGACGCCTACGCCCGCTTCGCCGGCAAGGCCGCCGGCGGCGCCCAACAGGTGATGGTCGAACTGCTCACCGAGTCGGGTGAGCTGCTGGGCGAGCCGCGCAAGATCAACCACCCGGTCAAGTTCTACGAGAAGGGCGACAAGCCGCTCGAGATCGTGACCACCCGCCAGTGGTACATCCGCAACGGCGGCCGAGACGACCACCTGCGCGACGCCCTCCTGGCGCGGGGGGCACAGCTCCAATGGCACCCCGACTACATGCGCCACCGCTACGACAACTGGGTCGGCGGCCTCAACGGTGACTGGTTGATCTCACGCCAACGGTTCTTCGGGGTGCCGATCCCCCTGTGGTACCGCCTCGACGCCGAGGGCGAGCCGAACCACGACGAGCCGCTGGTGCCCGCCGAGGACACGCTGCCCATCGACCCGCAGAGCCACGTCCCGCCGGGTTTCACCGCCGACCAGCGCGACCAGCCGGGGGGCTTCGCCGCCGACCCCGACGTCATGGACACCTGGGCCACCTCGTCGCTGACCCCCCAGATCGTCTGTGGCTGGGAGGAGGACGACGACCTCTTCCAACGCACCTTCCCCATGGACCTGCGCCCCCAGGGCCACGACATCATCCGCA
This window harbors:
- a CDS encoding cysteine--tRNA ligase; this translates as MGQTGGVSAEQAPTQIDPTEIRLYDTRRRQVVRFEPLVAGHVGIYTCGPTVYGPQHLGNMRSQLLPDLLRRVLAAAGYQVRFVTNITDVGHLTDDADAGDDKVEAAANREGGSVEDIISRWSEQWATDRRRLGCLEPDVVPRATEHIAEQIALIRTLEERGHTYVIDDGVYFDVSTFPRYAEFAHLNLDDLEATGRVENVAAKRHPADFALWKLSPAGTRRLQEWDSPWGVGFPGWHIECSAMSIKHLGERFDIHTGGIDHVRVHHTNEVAQTESALGIHPWVTVWMHNEFLDIGGEKISKSKGHVLLVDTLVEQGISPLAFRYFFLQAHYRQQQAFTFDLVRAADTALRRLVHHAVVARDASTAGGPEAEVDPSRTDGLRRAFWEALADDLNAPRALAVVSSVAREPALTAGDRWSLYADFDRALGFGLAESVDPEQEGTVALDDAPADLVGLMTQREAARAGRDFAEADRLRDVIEAAGFEIVDTPDGPILRRR
- a CDS encoding acyl-CoA dehydrogenase family protein, whose amino-acid sequence is MAEFSLALNEEQEQLKDWVHQFAKDVIRPVAEEWDEREEFPWPVVQEAAKVGLYGFDFMAQAMLGDSTGLTMPLAIEELFWGDAGIGLSIMGTGLAAAGIAGNGTPEQMMEWVPQCYGTADDVKLGAFCVSEPDAGSDVSSLRTRAVYDEAKDEWVLNGTKAWITNGGIAHVHVVVAAVDPELKGRGQASFIVPPGTPGLSQGQKYKKHGIKASHTTEVVLEDVRVPGSCLLGGKDKLDEKLAKAREALTKPKTESSGKQPAMATFEATRPAVGAMAIGVARAAYEYSLQYAQERTAFGKPIIKNQAIAFMLADMITEIDAARLLVHRAAWLSRNGKYVNAEGSQSKLKAGRVAVWTTERAIQILGGYGYTREYPVERWHRDAKIFDIFEGTEQIQQLVIARAISGLRIE
- a CDS encoding CBS domain-containing protein, encoding MGDGALGGGVSQAGALTIATLIDGPVTRTTPDATLYEVAALLAAGDIGALVVDDGGDGEDEATAVVTERDLIRALANLADPAEVRVHSIASTNLVWCDVTATVAEVAELMSERYLRHVLVEDDGDLVGIVSARDLLGVYAASEDLED